Proteins encoded within one genomic window of Panicum virgatum strain AP13 chromosome 1N, P.virgatum_v5, whole genome shotgun sequence:
- the LOC120653629 gene encoding protein HASTY 1-like: MDGADSAQASVEAGGAADLDPRRPTAAAVVEEGQGYVDSLLGASLQLLRKGLPHEIRRQGLKLMLHLLRYRWYDLRIEEWRASDDIADLVAGLYGTTNILPSKNAIATLIAEAILSGGISLLNDLLPSIIVLANRGPTEAELAAFIFKWISDFRILCTVDLEGGQSEVIFNGLDDALPNILLFLSSLLEKCGGAVLAKHPEQLTVSGKKHGLTVAACLLAANAYAEWVPVVHLAKYGLIERCKSLLNFSNPQVLALRFFKVVCQRRRPLYATEDYDTAMNLVFWALMNISKYCLTTSKTCSGLLDESLLEFAGRICECLVALGSFNMQFIIKDGNRATHFFQQMLEYYQHYKIALHFRCLQFWLMVLMDLSKENYVAPYPVAVASAVNPASFTNSTEKTNSGALVFVSDDICDGMLDISFERILKKSPVTSPEWLELWSDELHGKNGFVQYRSLLLDLIRFIAHERPIIAASRAVQRISCIIGDASEPLALCIFVLLEYPYCGWLRSSVGFGGTLLGSGEAILWYSESQAKIVVQGEDGD; encoded by the exons ATGGACGGCGCCGACTCCGCGCAGGCTTCGGTGGAGGCCGGCGGTGCCGCGGATCTGGATCCCCGCcgccccacggccgccgcggtgGTG GAGGAGGGGCAAGGATATGTGGACTCGTTACTCGGGGCGTCGCTTCAACTGCTCCGGAAGGGTCTCCCCCACGAAATCCGGCGCCAAGGCCTGAAGCTGATGCTG CACCTGTTGAGATATAGGTGGTATGATCTTCGCATAGAGGAGTGGAGGGCATCTGATGATATTGCTGATTTGGTAGCAGGGTTGTATGGCACCACCAATATATTACCTTCAAAGAATGCAATAGCTACTTTAATAGCAGAG GCAATTTTGAGCGGTGGAATTTCTTTATTGAATGATCTGCTACCTTCAATTATTGTTCTAGCAAATAGAGGCCCCACTGAG GCGGAGTTGGCTGCCTTCATTTTTAAGTGGATTTCTGATTTTAGGATTTTATGTACTGTGGATTTAGAAG GTGGTCAATCTGAAGTGATTTTTAATGGTCTAGATGATGCTCTGCCAAATATTCTGCTGTTCCTGTCATCA TTACTCGAGAAATGCGGTGGAGCTGTTCTTGCTAAACACCCAGAGCAGCTAACTGTATCAGGTAAAAAGCATGGGTTGACAGTAGCAGCATGCTTGCTTGCTGCAAATGCATATGCAGAGTGGGTTCCGGTGGTTCATCTTGCCAAATATGGTTTAATTGAACG atGCAAGTCTCTCCTCAATTTCAGTAATCCCCAAGTTCTTGCTTTGCGGTTTTTTAAAGTCGTCTGCCAAAG AAGAAGACCCCTTTATGCTACAGAGGATTATGACACTGCAATGAACCTGGTCTTCTGGGCATTGATGAACATTTCAAAATATTGTTTGACTACATCTAAAACTTGTTCTGGTCTTCTTGATGAAAGCCTGCTTGAATTTGCTGGGCGGATTTGTGAATGTTTGGTTGCTCTGGGTTCCTTCAACATGCAATTTATTATTAAAGATGGAAATAGGGCAACCCATTTCTTTCAACAG ATGCTGGAATACTACCAACATTATAAGATTGCGCTTCATTTTCGGTGTTTGCAATTTTGGCTG ATGGTGCTAATGGATCTGTCTAAAGAAAATTATGTTGCCCCTTATCCTGTGGCTGTTGCTTCTGCTGTCAATCCGGCATCTTTCACCAATTCAACTGAGAAGACGAACAGTGGTgcattagtttttgttagtgatgATATCTGTGATGGAATGTTGGACATTTCATTTGAAAGAATACTCAAGAAATCTCCCGTCACATCTCCAGAGTGGTTGGAGCTATGGAGTGACGAACTTCATGGAAAGAATGGCTTCGTACAGTACCGCTCTCTACTT TTGGATCTCATCAGATTTATTGCTCATGAAAGACCAATCATTGCCGCCAGCAGAGCTGTACAGAGAATTAGTTGTATTATTGGAGATGCGAGTG AGCCACTGGCCCTGTGCATCTTTGTCCTGTTGGAATACCCATACTGTGGATGGTTGAGATCATCTGTTGGATTTGGTGGCACTCTGCTGGGAAGTGGGGAGGCCATTCTGTGGTATTCAGAAAGTCAGGCAAAGATTGTGGTTCAAGGGGAAGATGGTGACTGA